In one Saimiri boliviensis isolate mSaiBol1 chromosome 19, mSaiBol1.pri, whole genome shotgun sequence genomic region, the following are encoded:
- the NHLH1 gene encoding helix-loop-helix protein 1, which translates to MMLNSDTMELDLPPTHSETESGFSDCGGGAGPDGAGPGGPGGGQARGPEPGEPGRKDLQHLSREERRRRRRATAKYRTAHATRERIRVEAFNLAFAELRKLLPTLPPDKKLSKIEILRLAICYISYLNHVLDV; encoded by the coding sequence ATGATGCTCAACTCAGATACCATGGAGCTGGACCTGCCGCCCACCCACTCGGAGACTGAGTCGGGCTTCAGCGActgtgggggcggggcgggccctGACGGGGCCGGGCCTGGGGGTCCGGGAGGGGGCCAGGCCCGAGGCCCAGAGCCGGGAGAGCCTGGCCGGAAAGACCTACAGCACCTGAGCCGGGAGGAGCGCCGGCGCCGGCGCCGCGCCACAGCCAAGTACCGCACGGCCCACGCCACGCGGGAGCGCATCCGCGTGGAAGCCTTCAACCTGGCCTTTGCCGAGCTGCGCAAGCTGCTGCCCACGCTGCCCCCCGACAAGAAGCTCTCCAAGATTGAGATCCTGCGCCTTGCCATCTGCTACATCTCCTACCTGAACCACGTGCTGGATGTCTGA